The Bacillus zhangzhouensis region AGCTAGTTGGTGGGGTAATGGCTCACCAAGGCGACGATGCGTAGCCGACCTGAGAGGGTGATCGGCCACACTGGGACTGAGACACGGCCCAGACTCCTACGGGAGGCAGCAGTAGGGAATCTTCCGCAATGGACGAAAGTCTGACGGAGCAACGCCGCGTGAGTGATGAAGGTTTTCGGATCGTAAAGCTCTGTTGTTAGGGAAGAACAAGTGCGAGAGTAACTGCTCGCACCTTGACGGTACCTAACCAGAAAGCCACGGCTAACTACGTGCCAGCAGCCGCGGTAATACGTAGGTGGCAAGCGTTGTCCGGAATTATTGGGCGTAAAGGGCTCGCAGGCGGTTTCTTAAGTCTGATGTGAAAGCCCCCGGCTCAACCGGGGAGGGTCATTGGAAACTGGGAAACTTGAGTGCAGAAGAGGAGAGTGGAATTCCACGTGTAGCGGTGAAATGCGTAGAGATGTGGAGGAACACCAGTGGCGAAGGCGACTCTCTGGTCTGTAACTGACGCTGAGGAGCGAAAGCGTGGGGAGCGAACAGGATTAGATACCCTGGTAGTCCACGCCGTAAACGATGAGTGCTAAGTGTTAGGGGGTTTCCGCCCCTTAGTGCTGCAGCTAACGCATTAAGCACTCCGCCTGGGGAGTACGGTCGCAAGACTGAAACTCAAAGGAATTGACGGGGGCCCGCACAAGCGGTGGAGCATGTGGTTTAATTCGAAGCAACGCGAAGAACCTTACCAGGTCTTGACATCCTCTGACAACCCTAGAGATAGGGCTTTCCCTTCGGGGACAGAGTGACAGGTGGTGCATGGTTGTCGTCAGCTCGTGTCGTGAGATGTTGGGTTAAGTCCCGCAACGAGCGCAACCCTTGATCTTAGTTGCCAGCATTCAGTTGGGCACTCTAAGGTGACTGCCGGTGACAAACCGGAGGAAGGTGGGGATGACGTCAAATCATCATGCCCCTTATGACCTGGGCTACACACGTGCTACAATGGACAGAACAAAGGGCTGCGAGACCGCAAGGTTTAGCGAATCCCATAAATCTGTTCTCAGTTCGGATCGCAGTCTGCAACTCGACTGCGTGAAGCTGGAATCGCTAGTAATCGCGGATCAGCATGCCGCGGTGAATACGTTCCCGGGCCTTGTACACACCGCCCGTCACACCACGAGAGTTTGCAACACCCGAAGTCGGTGAGGTAACCTTTATGGAGCCAGCCGCCGAAGGTGGGGCAGATGATTGGGGTGAAGTCGTAACAAGGTAGCCGTATCGGAAGGTGCGGCTGGATCACCTCCTTTCTAAGGATATATGGAGCAGCGTGCGTTTTTGTCTTGTTTAGTTTTGAAGGATCATTCCTTCAAAACATGTCTCTAGCGAGACAGGATTGTTCTTTGAAAACTAGATAACAATAAGTCATACATTCACATTGAATGCAATGCAAAGTTCATCACACATAGTGATTCTTTCTAAAGTAAGAAATGGTTAAGTTAGAAAGGGCGCACGGTGGATGCCTTGGCACTAGGAGCCGATGAAGGACGGGACGAACACCGATATGCTTCGGGGAGCTGTAAGCAAGCTTTGATCCGGAGATTTCCGAATGGGGAAACCCACTGCTCGTAATGGAGCAGTATCCATACTTGAATACATAGAGTATGAGAAGGCATACCCGGGGAACTGAAACATCTAAGTACCCGGAGGAAGAGAAAGCAAATGCGATTCCCTGAGTAGCGGCGAGCGAAACGGGAACAGCCCAAACCAAGAGGCTTGCCTCTTGGGGTTGTAGGACACTCTATACGGAGTTACAAAGGAATGATATAAGCGAAGAGGTCTGGAAAGGCCCGCCAGAGAAGGTAACAGCCCTGTAACTGAAATGTCATTCTCTCCAGAGTGGATCCTGAGTACGGCGGAACACGTGAAATTCCGTCGGAATCCGGGAGGACCATCTCCCAAGGCTAAATACTCCCTAGTGACCGATAGTGAACCAGTACCGTGAGGGAAAGGTGAAAAGCACCCCGGAAGGGGAGTGAAACAGATCCTGAAACCGTGTGCCTACAAGTAGTCAGAGCCCGTTAACGGGTGATGGCGTGCCTTTTGTAGAATGAACCGGCGAGTTACGATCCCGTGCAAGGTTAAGCAGAAGATGCGGAGCCGCAGCGAAAGCGAGTCTGAATAGGGCGCATGAGTACGTGGTCGTAGACCCGAAACCAGGTGATCTACCCATGTCCAGGGTGAAGTTCAGGTAACACTGAATGGAGGCCCGAACCCACGCACGTTGAAAAGTGCGGGGATGAGGTGTGGGTAGGGGTGAAATGCCAATCGAACCTGGAGATAGCTGGTTCTCTCCGAAATAGCTTTAGGGCTAGCCTCAAGTAAGAGTCTCGGAGGTAGAGCACTGATTGGACTAGGGGCCCCTACCGGGTTACCGAATTCAGTCAAACTCCGAATGCCGATGACTTATCCTTGGGAGTCAGACTGCGAGTGATAAGATCCGTAGTCGAAAGGGAAACAGCCCAGACCGCCAGCTAAGGTCCCAAAGTATACGTTAAGTGGAAAAGGATGTGGAGTTGCTTAGACAACCAGGATGTTGGCTTAGAAGCAGCCACCATTTAAAGAGTGCGTAATAGCTCACTGGTCGAGTGACTCTGCGCCGAAAATGTACCGGGGCTAAACGTATCACCGAAGCTGCGGACTGTTCTTACGAACAGTGGTAGGAGAGCGTTCTAAGGGCTGTGAAGCCAGACCGGAAGGACTGGTGGAGCGCTTAGAAGTGAGAATGCCGGTATGAGTAGCGAAAGACGGGTGAGAATCCCGTCCACCGAATGCCTAAGGTTTCCTGAGGAAGGCTCGTCCGCTCAGGGTTAGTCGGGACCTAAGCCGAGGCCGAAAGGCGTAGGCGATGGACAACAGGTTGATATTCCTGTACCACCTCCTCACCATTTGAGCAATGGGGGGACGCAGGAGGATAGGGTAAGCGCGGTAATGGATATCCGCGTCCAAGCAGTTAGGCTGGGAAATAGGCAAATCCGTTTCCCGTAAAGGCTGAGCTGTGATGGCGAGCGAAATTTAGTAGCGAAGTTCCTGATTCCACACTGCCAAGAAAAGCCTCTAGCGAGGTGAGAGGTGCCCGTACCGCAAACCGACACAGGTAGGCGAGGAGAGAATCCTAAGGTGATCGAGAGAACTCTCGTTAAGGAACTCGGCAAAATGACCCCGTAACTTCGGGAGAAGGGGTGCTTCTTAGGGTGTTAAAGCCCCGAGAAGCCGCAGTGAATAGGCCCAGGCGACTGTTTAGCAAAAACACAGGTCTCTGCGAAGCCGTAAGGCGAAGTATAGGGGCTGACGCCTGCCCGGTGCTGGAAGGTTAAGAGGAGCGCTTAGCGTAAGCGAAGGTGCGAATTGAAGCCCCAGTAAACGGCGGCCGTAACTATAACGGTCCTAAGGTAGCGAAATTCCTTGTCGGGTAAGTTCCGACCCGCACGAAAGGCGCAACGATCTGGGCACTGTCTCAACGAGAGACTCGGTGAAATTATAGTACCTGTGAAGATGCAGGTTACCCGCGACAGGACGGAAAGACCCCGTGGAGCTTTACTGCAGCCTGATATTGAATGTTGGTACAGCTTGTACAGGATAGGTAGGAGCCTTGGAAACCGGAGCGCTAGCTTCGGTGGAGGCATCGGTGGGATACTACCCTGGCTGTATTGACCTTCTAACCCGCTGCCCTTATCGGGCAGGGAGACAGTGTCAGGTGGGCAGTTTGACTGGGGCGGTCGCCTCCTAAAATGTAACGGAGGCGCCCAAAGGTTCCCTCAGAATGGTTGGAAATCATTCGCAGAGTGTAAAGGCACAAGGGAGCTTGACTGCGAGACCTACAAGTCGAGCAGGGACGAAAGTCGGGCTTAGTGATCCGGTGGTTCCGCATGGAAGGGCCATCGCTCAACGGATAAAAGCTACCCCGGGGATAACAGGCTTATCTCCCCCAAGAGTCCACATCGACGGGGAGGTTTGGCACCTCGATGTCGGCTCATCGCATCCTGGGGCTGTAGTCGGTCCCAAGGGTTGGGCTGTTCGCCCATTAAAGCGGTACGCGAGCTGGGTTCAGAACGTCGTGAGACAGTTCGGTCCCTATCCGTCGCGGGCGCAGGAAATTTGAGAGGAGCTGTCCTTAGTACGAGAGGACCGGGATGGACGCACCGCTGGTGTACCAGTTGTTCTGCCAAGGGCATCGCTGGGTAGCTATGTGCGGACGGGATAAGTGCTGAAAGCATCTAAGCATGAAGCCCCCCTCAAGATGAGATTTCCCATTCCGCAAGGAAGTAAGATCCCTGAAAGATGATCAGGTTGATAGGTCTGAGGTGGAAGCGTGGTGACACGTGGAGCTGACAGATACTAATAGATCGAGGACTTAACCTATATTCTCATGTGAAACATGAACATTGTTATCTAGTTTTGAGAGAACATTTTTTTAAATATCTCTTGATTTATTTTCAATACATAGTATAATATCTTTTGTCACTAAATTGTCTGGTGATGATGGCGAAGAGGTCACACCCGTTCCCATACCGAACACGGAAGTTAAGCTCTTCAGCGCCGATGGTAGTTGGGGGTTTCCCCCTGTGAGAGTAGGACATCGCCAGGCTTTCTTCATTCCGCAGTAGCTCAGTGGTAGAGCTATCGGCTGTTAACCGATCGGTCGTAGGTTCGAATCCTACCTGCGGAGCCAATTTGGAGAGCTGTCCGAGTGGCCGAAGGAGCACGATTGGAAATCGTGTAGGCGGTAACCCCGTCTCAAGGGTTCGAATCCCTTGCTCTCCGCCACAATTTACATAATAAAGGGCCCGTTGGTCAAGCGGTTAAGACACCGCCCTTTCACGGCGGTAACACGGGTTCGAATCCCGTACGGGTCACCATTTTATAGAATATACCAGCATTTTTTATTTGGAGGATTAGCTCAGCTGGGAGAGCATCTGCCTTACAAGCAGAGGGTCGGCGGTTCGAGCCCGTCATCCTCCACCATATCTTTTATATCATCGCGGGGTGGAGCAGTTCGGTAGCTCGTCGGGCTCATAACCCGAAGGTCGCAGGTTCAAATCCTGCCCCCGCAACCAAAATGGTTCGGTAGTTCAGTTGGTTAGAATGCCTGCCTGTCACGCAGGAGGTCGCGGGTTCGAGTCCCGTCCGGACCGCCATTTTTCAAAAGAATACTTGGCTCGGTAGCTCAGTTGGTAGAGCAACGGACTGAAAATCCGTGTGTCGGCGGTTCGATTCCGTCCCGAGCCACCACTATTTGCCGGTGTAGCTCAATTGGTAGAGCAACTGACTTGTAATCAGTAGGTTGGGGGTTCAAGTCCTCTTGCCGGCACTGTTTTTCAAATGTGGAGGGGTAGCGAAGTGGCTAAACGCGGCGGACTGTAAATCCGCTCCCTCCGGGTTCGGCGGTTCGAATCCGTCCCCCTCCACCATTTTTATTTTCATAGGGGCATAGTTTAACGGTAGAACAGAGGTCTCCAAAACCTCCGGTGTGGGTTCGATTCCTACTGCCCCTGCCAATTATACTTTGATTTCATTACATCTATGGCGGTTGTGGCGAAGTGGTTAACGCACCAGATTGTGGCTCTGGCACTCGTGGGTTCGATTCCCATCAATCGCCCCATTTTATTATTGGGCTATAGCCAAGCGGTAAGGCAACGGACTTTGACTCCGTCATGCGTTGGTTCGAATCCAGCTAGCCCAGTTGATGTGCGGAAGTAGTTCAGTGGTAGAACACCACCTTGCCAAGGTGGGGGTCGCGGGTTCGAATCCCGTCTTCCGCTCCAATAATGGCGGCATAGCCAAGTGGTAAGGCAGAGGTCTGCAAAACCTTTATCCCCGGTTCAAATCCGGGTGTCGCCTTTTTTGAAAAGACTGCCGGGGTGGTGGAATTGGCAGACACACAGGACTTAAAATCCTGCGGTAGGTGACTACCGTGCCGGTTCAAGTCCGGCCCTCGGCACCATTGTTTTTTAATATAAGTTGCGCTCTTTAATGATCATGCCGGTGTGGCGGAATTGGCAGACGCGCACGACTCAAAATCGTGTTCCTCACGGAGTGCCGGTTCGACCCCGGCCACCGGTATCAATTTTCAAAGTTTAATAATCGGTAATTGAACGTGAATATACCGTCAAATCAACGTTTCTCCATTATAGAGAACGTTTTTTTGTGTTTTAAATACATTAGTTTTTAGTGTTTTTCTATCGTCTCTAATCGTGCGAATAGTTACGACAGGGTTAAGAGCTAAACGAAGTAAGGGAAAATCGTTTACTGACGGTGTAGGACAAGCGAAAAACTAACATAGAATCCATTTCTAGTTGTAATGAAAAGTCGAAGTGTAAGGTTAGGGGGTGGCTATGTGAACCTACTAGCGCGATTTGTAGCAGTAGGCTTGTTAAGGAGAAATCCTAATGATAAATCGTGCAATACAACACAGAAACTTTAATTTGATATACAATCAAGTGTTTATTGGAATCGTCTACTTCTTATGATTGACTTTATTTTTTTATTGTCTTTCATAAGGTAGGCGATTTTTCGTCCAAGCCATTGTCCTTCCTTTCAAGCAATCAAGCAAGGAAAAGACAGCTAATGTCAATAAAAAGATAATCTAATTATTGTGTATTCTAGAATATAAAGATATAATAAGAACAAACGTTCTTATGGCTGAGTGAGATTAAAGCCTTTTTGAAAATGCCGCAAAATGATATAATTTAGCCTATATGAAAGGAAGTAGAATTATGACAAACTTAGCTAGTGAGATATCGACAAGAGATATAGAACGAGAACCAATGCCATTAACGATAAATGATAATATTCCTCACATCATTAAATACATGGGATCAAAAAGAAAGATTATTGATTATGTAATTGAAGGTATAAATTATTGTTATACGGGGGGAACGGTTGTAGACCTATTCGCGGGTTCTAGCGTTTTAGCGGGGGCTTTAAGGAATCAAGTACCGTTCTTATCTAACGACATTCAAATGTATTCCTCTATCCTGGCTAAATCATATTTAGGGGATTACAAATGGGACGAGTACCCTAACATATTAAACGAGATAGTTGAGAAAGCTACAATTAAGGTTAACTACTTTAAAGAACGTTATCCAGATATTTCTTTTGATTACAATGTAGAATTTACCCTAGACAAATTCAATGAGTTGGAAAAGAAACAACAAGAACTAATCGAAAGAGACTTTTCAGACATTGAATATCACTTGTTCATAAAGAACTATTCGGGTACTTATTGGAGTGCTGAACAATGTTTGTGGATTGATTCAATAAGAGGGGTAGCAGACGATTATAAAGATTCAGATTTATTCTATCCGATAATTTCTAGCCTTATGTTCGCTATGTCCTACAATTCACAAAGTACAGGGCATTATGCACAATATAGAGACGCAACTAACGAAAAGAACATGAATGATATTCTTATTTACCGTAGAAAAGAAATAGTTCTTTATTTCATGCGTAAGTTTAACGAGTTCCAAGAAGTATTAGGAGAAAATAGCCAACCTAATAACGTATTATCAAAAGATTATATGGAGTGCCTAGAGAACATCGAGAACAATTCAACGGTTTACGCAGACCCGCCGTATTGTTTCGTTCATTATTCACGTTTCTACCATGCGATAGAAACACTCGTTCGATATGACTACCCTGAAGTAAAGTATAAGGGAAGATATAGAACGGATAGACACCAATCCCCGTTTTGTATAAGAACAAAGGTTAAAG contains the following coding sequences:
- a CDS encoding DNA adenine methylase, with the protein product MTNLASEISTRDIEREPMPLTINDNIPHIIKYMGSKRKIIDYVIEGINYCYTGGTVVDLFAGSSVLAGALRNQVPFLSNDIQMYSSILAKSYLGDYKWDEYPNILNEIVEKATIKVNYFKERYPDISFDYNVEFTLDKFNELEKKQQELIERDFSDIEYHLFIKNYSGTYWSAEQCLWIDSIRGVADDYKDSDLFYPIISSLMFAMSYNSQSTGHYAQYRDATNEKNMNDILIYRRKEIVLYFMRKFNEFQEVLGENSQPNNVLSKDYMECLENIENNSTVYADPPYCFVHYSRFYHAIETLVRYDYPEVKYKGRYRTDRHQSPFCIRTKVKGAFQDMFDMINQKKSNLVLSYSNTGMIELDELIELARSIFAENYDIEVRYLDYLHSTMGRREDKNRDVQECLLLVKRK